One Lepus europaeus isolate LE1 chromosome 17, mLepTim1.pri, whole genome shotgun sequence genomic window, TACCCTCAATTGACCCAGTGGTCCAGTCAAGAATCAGGGAAGAACTAATGGAGGGAAAGTCTTACTTCCAATGCGGGAGGTGAAACTGAAGCCCCACAGAGGGTGCCAGCCacagctggtccaggccaggggTAGGTAAATGGTGGCTCAAGGTGCACAATGTGACAGCAGGTGAGGTGGTCGAGCTAGAACAGACCACTGCCATGCCCTCCAAATAAAGGCAGCAAATTCCAATGAGACATGGCTAAAGAGATAAGGAAATACACAATTGTAATGTACTGAAATCTCAGTAACTGACCACGTAGAATCTGTAACGAAATCCTAAAATTATCAGCAATTGGACTCCACtgtcatttagaaaaaaattttgggtccagtgctgtggtgcagcaggtttaaagccctggcctgaagcatcggagtcccatatggatgccggttctagtcccagctgctcctcttctgatctagctctctgctatggcctgggaaagcagtagaagatggcccaaggctttggccacagcatccacgtgggaggcccagaagaagctcctggctcctggcatcagatggagtgcagctccagccattgcagccatctggggagtgaaccagtggatggaagatctctctctctgtctttacctctctaactaactaaaaattaaaatagcataaaaaatgaaaactcagaaactctataaaaaatacaaaatatgttgGCTGAACACTAAAATGCTGATGAAGGAAACCTAAGAAGATCCACATAGATACACTGTGTGTAGGATTGCAACACTGAATATTATTAACATACCATTTCTTCTAAAATGGTCCTATAGGTTTACACAATCTAAATAAAAATCCCAGCAAGAGGTTTTTGAGAAATCCACAAAACTTTCGGTAATTAGGAAAACCCACGACAATTGACTTATCAAATCCATCATGAACAACAAGGAATTGGGTGAAATGCCAATACTGTATTTCAAGACTTACAATAAACCTACAACAACCAAGACTGTTTGGGATTTGTGAAAGAATAGAAGGTCACATTTCAATGGAGTAAGACAGTGAGTCCAAAAATAAACCTCATGCCACAATACATAAGCAACAATTGttaaaactacaaagaaaaataaacaaatccactATGATACCCACAGATGTCCAGACATCTCTTTCATTAACAGGTCAGCAGTTAGACAATCATGAACGTAAATCAACCAAGCATCAAATGGATCCTTAGAGGGTGCTCCATCCACAGCAATGGAATTCACACTCTTCTAAGACCCACACAGCATGTCTACTCTGACCACATTTTGGGTATATAGCAGACATCATCTCATAAGGACAGGAACCACACAATGTAAGCTCTCAGATCAAAACGCAACTACCTGAGAAGTCAGTATGAGAAAGCTAGAAAATCCCAAAAACTTAGAGAACAATCAACAAACCTCAAAATAACAAGTTTGTAAAactcaaatgaaaaatatttcaaactaaagtgaaaatgtatcctgccaatttatatctttttatagtttaatgtattttaatagcAAACTTATAGGAACAGCACAGAAGACAGACAATATTAAAAACATGTACTTGCATGTAGGACAACTCAGAAAGTATAGTGAATGGATGGAATCTACTGTATGATAAAAATGCTACAAACACCATTTAGTTGCCGTCAATAAGaaatttacttgtttttaaaaacaaatggtgGCACTGTCCAGAAAAATTTAACAggtttatttataattgttataaagTTGAACTGCTGAAACTTGTTCACTGAAACATTTTGACTTGCTTTAATGCTTTACGTCCCtgcatttatattaaaaatccacacacaaatgaaaatggaaaaactgcCTATACCTGATTTCTGTCCCCTATTTTTCCACTTGCAATCATATACTTAGGTACCTTTCGATCCCATGGAAAAAATATCTAACGTTCAGAACTACCAAtaacaggaagaagagaaaaaaacatttttttttgagaatgaaaTGTTTCCCGTCATAGTGGATTCTTAAGCTTGTTCTCCACATATGCAGCATGCTAGCTGGATGTCTTTTGGCATAATTGTTACACGTTTGGCATGGATAGCACACAAGTTAGTGTCTTCAAAAAGGCCAACCAGATAGATCTCTCTTGCCTCCTGCAAAGCACCAATAGCTGTGCTCTGGAAGTGCAGATCTGTTTTGAAGTCCTGAGCAATTTCTCGCACCAGAGGCTGGAAGGGAAGTTTGCAAATCAGAAGCTCAGTGGACTTCTGATAACGTCTGATTTCACGAAGTGCCACAGTACCAGGCCTGTAATGATGAGGTTTCTTCACCCCTCCAGTAGAGGCTGCACTCTTATGAGTGGCTTTTGTAGCCAGTTGCTTCCTGGGTGCTTTACTACCAGTCGATTTGAGGGCAGTTTGCTTTGTAGGAGCCATGGTATAAAGACCTCCTTACTTACCCCACTTCTCCTTCAGCTGGAGCTCGGTGAGCGAGAGGCAGCGCTGGTGTTAAGGAGCGATGGCAGCACGGTGGCCAGCCCATTTATATTAACGCAtatgtattttagaaaagaagaacAAAGGCCAATGAGTTATGCTTTCACCCTAggaaatcagaggaaaaaaaatcaacttaaacaCATAAAGcaagatgaagaaaataaatcatgaaagtTAAAAGTACAAGTCAATGGAACTGAACAAAGTAcaactcaaaaaaaaatcaacacaactAGAATTTGGTTCTTTGATAACATCAACAAAATTCGTGAACTTCTTATCAGGACCAACCAGGAAAAAATGTGCAAATTACTAATATTGCTGGTGGAACAGCGACACCAGAACTGACTTGATGGATAAGAGAACTATAGAGGAATAGTATGAGCAACTCTGTGACCAAACATTTCATAAGATAATGAAT contains:
- the LOC133776384 gene encoding histone H3.3C-like, whose amino-acid sequence is MAPTKQTALKSTGSKAPRKQLATKATHKSAASTGGVKKPHHYRPGTVALREIRRYQKSTELLICKLPFQPLVREIAQDFKTDLHFQSTAIGALQEAREIYLVGLFEDTNLCAIHAKRVTIMPKDIQLACCICGEQA